From a single Papaver somniferum cultivar HN1 unplaced genomic scaffold, ASM357369v1 unplaced-scaffold_133, whole genome shotgun sequence genomic region:
- the LOC113333598 gene encoding uncharacterized protein LOC113333598 encodes MIDDHAFNHINATITDPIDNNSWILTCLYGSPYRKLKLKSWNIIKQMAGNVDKPWLVIGDLNVVLHEEEKKSRFAFKKNEAKFFNNLINKCNLIDLGFTGYTYTWNNNRQEDDNIEQRLDRALVNGKWNRKYPNSSIKHLGPLASDHVPIKLNMHNNWDDGPTPFKFFGEWLKHADCKKLIQDSWNINVKGSSAHKVNIKLSTVKHTLKLWNRKNIGNINRNIQNIKKQLIQINSTINCTNKTNDIARLRTELAKWYAIKNFFGRIRVGTRT; translated from the coding sequence ATGATAGATGACCATGCTTTCAATCATATAAATGCTACAATCACTGATCCTATAGACAACAACAGCTGGATTCTCACTTGTCTCTATGGAAGCCCCTATAGAAAACTGAAACTTAAATCCTGGAACATTATAAAACAAATGGCAGGAAATGTAGACAAACCGTGGCTTGTTATTGGCGACTTAAATGTTGTTCTCCATGAGGAGGAAAAGAAAAGTAGATTTGCTTTTAAGAAAAATGAGGCGAAATTTTTTAACAATCTTATAAACAAATGCAACCTAATAGACCTAGGATTTACAGGATACACTTATACCTGGAACAACAATAGACAAGAGGATGATAATATTGAACAGAGACTGGATAGAGCCTTAGTGAATGGTAAATGGAACAGAAAATACCCTAACTCTAGCATAAAACACCTAGGACCCTTAGCCTCTGATCATGTCCCTATAAAACTTAATATGCATAACAACTGGGATGATGGCCCTAcccctttcaaattctttggtgaaTGGTTAAAGCATGCTGATTGTAAGAAATTGATCCAAGATAGTTGGAATATAAATGTTAAAGGTTCCTCAGCCCATAAGGTGAACATAAAACTGAGTACTGTTAAACACACACTAAAACTATGGAATAGGAAAAACATTGGAAACATAAATAGGAACATTCAGAACATAAAGAAACAGCTAATTCAAATCAATTCGACTATCAATTGCACTAACAAGACAAATGATATAGCTAGATTGAGAACTGAACTTGCTAAGTGGTATGCTATTAAAAATTTTTTTGGAAGGATAAGAGTAGGGACCAGAACCTAG